The genome window taggtgctagagttgttaagtatggataataatgaaataatagttttgagaaaactgtgctgttggtggctcagtgaccatctgatgtggtttgttctcatcgCGAAGGCCCGCGGCGGGTGTTGACGCGATGTGATTTCTGCCCAGTGCTCTCGTTTCGTTTCTTTCTACGCGTCGCGTTTCGGCGACGGAGACGGGGCCGCTTTTTGAGACGGGCGTTTTCACGATCGCGGGGGTACGAGAACGTCGGCCGCCGGGCGCTCCGCCGTCAACGCGGCGGAGATATTGAACcccttttgatgcagaggttgaaggaagaaaagaggcagactgactgagtcacagccagaaagtgtggatgacagttttgatttctattcactgttgccccctcccaattaaagtaccgtatttttcggactacaagtcgctcctgagtataagtcgatctagccataaaatgcccaacgaagagaaaaaaaacatatacaagtcgcaccggagtataagtcgaattttggggggaaatttacttgataaaatccaacacatagaacagacatgtcatcttgaaaggcaatttaatagaaaaatacaatagagaacaacatgctaaataaatatacagtgtacagtgcatgaacaacgaaatgtgaatatactgtcctacgctacagctcggtcctggctgtacagcgaactcccaaaagacaatgctagacgtccgtataatttgctgaatcaatttggtcctcgatagaaaacaggttcgcatcaacgtaaataaatgataattcggtactattagtaataagtaacaggttagcatgcgttcgctatcattagcacatcgttcaaacaaccacacaactggctctaagtgtccgatcgcgggtggaaaacacacaacaacaacagaaaagatgatacacgcaggcgttgcctctgtagagatgatttaaaagcataaacaataaaagtaggttcgcatccgtctattctctctagctaactcactcactcagagctacgtagctgtcagtcttcttctggcgtgtcacgtaaacaagtgcgagtgcgccctcacgtgggcgtgaaagcgccacaaactaaatgcatccatttcaagataaaaaagtcaataatacaattgaacatacactgccataggcagaacgcgaacgtggccatagctataaagagttattcagataactatagcataagaacatgctaacaactttacaaaaccatcagtgtcactgcaaaacaccaaaataagatgtgaaattatatcataatgtgttaataattccacacataagtcgctcctgagtataagtcgcacccccagccaaaatatgaaaaaaaacgcgacttatagtccgaaaaatacggtatgtcacagtcgcagccaattattatctaaagctggttaaaattgaagttatgttgttttaagttgtattaaatacttgttcatgtgcttcttttgatctacgagcacccgcccctccaccggtctctgcacggccctgctgaaacacagtgtgggtcgacagagctcaatattttgttggggtgtacagtgtactggaacatatttcctccacacccttctcacctttttaagccctgacccattttcatgcctgtgacCACATTACTCATGGCGTGTATATAAACCACCCTTATGATATTATTACTTAAGGTATTTTTTTAGTCCGTTCTTcgtgtatgcatccaaacaaaataaGATGAAAGTGCACAGTATTActgagggtgtcaaattcaccatTGGTAGAGATTTCGCCAGTTTAGATACTGCTCAAAAGAAGTGAACCCTTCATAAGAGGAACAACAACAAAGTTAagctgcagttattttgttatcCAGAGGCAATGACAAGAAATGTTATCAATGTGGATGCCCCGGCAAAGCGTGCAGGCACCATGGAACgagttttgactgtttttggctAGGAATTTGGTCTCACGTCCCCTTTCGATATTAAAAAGATATCCACCGTTTTGGCATGTTTCCTAGCACTATTGTAAAATCACGGTGAGTAAATGATGTTGTCAGATAGCCACGcgtaaagctttgtttacattttattgaaccAATGATACCGGACGTTTTTAACTGAAGCCACTCTCGGCCAATCACAGACCAGTTGTGACAAACGTGGGGCTTAGTTGCATGACATAAACTGAACAGCTGCTCATTTTCTTTAAAAGCTGGACAAATAGCGTCCAGCTAATGGGTTGTGGACACCGGACACATCACTGACTGTCTGTCCCAAACTCGGACAGGTGGTCACACACCCTGTTTCACTACGATATGACTTACATAAGAAGTTCATAATCATTTTTAACTTAGTTTACATGTGACACCATGAACAAACAAGTTTGTTTTTACGCAGATCCTTCCTGTGGCGCACACCAAGATGGAGGACGACAAGGTAACGAGTGATATCATCGTAGTCGAGTGTTATCTTGGGTAACGGTGTCATTGTTTTTAGGGGCTAGATAATAACCTTCAGCTTTTGTTGGGCACTAAGACGGCCGTCTTCTTGATGACTTTCCTCATTGTCACTATGGCTTGGGCGGCGCACATCAGGTGACAGAAAATGACTGTTGTCACGGCGGTGACAGCTTCCTATTTCACATGACTTATTTTCCCACCTTTAGTACCTCTACCTTTGCTGTTCCTCAACTTTTTGCGTTTCCATTTGGCTTGTCGATTTTCCTGTTGGACTTGGTTTTTATATCTCTTGCAGGTTATTCCAGGTGATCGTGCGGATTGACGATACTCTGGCCTTGCTTAATCTTGTAAGTAGGCCAACATGGACACTAAGGATGtcgcgatcacatatttttgccccagagtccgagtcacctgattttgagaatctgccgatacaaagTCTCGATCcgatacagtgatatgaaaaagcatctgaacattttggaatttctcacatttcttcataaaatcaccatcaaatgtaatctgatctttgtcaaaatcacactgatgaaaaaacagtgtctgctttaactaaaaccacccaaacatttataggtgttcatatttacttcataatgtgaattattttaaacaagaataacgtagaaaaatgcttgtctttattaaatgcttcattgagtgagtccactcaaatccgttcACGCTGctaagaacagcctctcacttacacaatgagttgccacagcacacttctgACTGGGCTGCAAATTTAACGATGAGTGTCACAATTGtttctttgatcgtagagctaccaagcttctctggctagATCAAAgccacaaacctgtcaatcattgttaactttaggtaccaaacgcaagctggacagtttggctgcactgcttagcaggagggtggGTGTGGGGCTGTACAAGCATGAAAcagaaagccttttttttttttttttttaaatctttttcacccaattccaatcctccgaaaaatggcgcgatcggcccgatttccaatcaaGTGATCGTATCAGGACATCCGAAGTGAACACTGTACTGCTTCTTGTTCCGTTGGTGATGTTGTGTTATGATCTTGTTGTTCCTGATATGTCATCGTTCCCTTTTGGTTTCAGGCATGCATGATGCTGATCACCCTGCTGCCGTACACGGTAAATATCACCCTGCCCATTAGTTGATCGATGACATCGTAGATGACAGCACAACGAAGTATTTTTTTGCACGTGCAGTTTTCTCTGATGGCAACCTTTCCCACGCACATCCTGGGAATACTTTTGTTCTGCGGCTGCGTGATAGTCATCGGCATCATTCAGGTCTGGTGTTAGCGCAACTAGCATTAGCTTGAGCTGCCAGTGACTTTTACTTCCATGTTGTATTTGTTCAGTCGGGGATCGTGCTGTACGCTTTCAGTCGCCCGTTCCTGCTAAAGGATGAGATCCGAGCGTGTGAGGAATGCAAAATGTACAAAATTCACATCCTCAAAGTGCTCCTGAGGGTTCCTCTCATGTGTTTCCTGGCTGCAATTTGCTCCTTCTTCTGCTACCAGCTGGTTGGGCCCGCCTCCCTGACAAAAAGTGCTTGTTGCTGTCATGTTGTTGTACATGATGTCATCTTTTTCTGTCTTTTAGTCGTACGTGTTGCTGACTGTGGTCATCTTCCTTCCGCACATCTCCCGCGGCCTCTTGTGGTGTCGGGACAAACTCCTCGGTAAGCGCCGGCTTAATTTCGCCTATCAAGGACTTTTGAAATCAAAGAAATAATAGGTTCCAACTTCCAATCATAATGGATTTTCTTCAAGAGATTAATTGGCCAATTAAGAGTGCGTATTTGTGTTTTTGAGGTCCTACGGAGGATGACCCTGAGCTGTTGATGTTCGGTGCTTTCCTACCTAGCGAGCCACTGAGTAAGGAGCGCGTGGAGGCCTTCAGTGACGGCGTCTACGCCATAGTGGCCACGCTACTTATCCTGGACATTTGGTCAGTGGACTTGCCTCTTTCAGCAACtggttaattttgtataaatatgACTGGTAGACCAGTGGTATCAATTTGTGAGATTTCTATCATCTTGCGATATATCTTTGTTTGGCAGCGAAGACAACGTCCCCGAGCCGGCCTTGGTGCAGCAGCGCTTCAATGGCAGCCTGGTGGCAGCGCTTCGCTCGTACGGGCCCGAGTACATGGCCTACTTCGGATCCTTCGCCACAGTGGGTCTGCTGTGGTTCGCTCACCACTCGCTCTTCCTCCACGTGCGTCGGGCCACCCGCGCCATGGGCCTGCTCAACACGCTGTCCCTGGCCTTTGTGGGCGGCCTGCCGCTGGCCTTCCGGCTGACTCACGAGCTTCCCCGTGCGGCGTTACGGGACGAGCGCCGCGCCGTGCAGGCCGCCTGCGTGCTTGTGTTCGGCGCAGGTATTTTCCAGCTGGCCACCTGGGTGGCGGCTCTGAACGGCGACGGGCGGAAGAGGCTTTCTCCGCTCGTTCGCTACGGCGGCCCCGAGCACGTCTTCATGCTGGCCAAGCTAGCTTTATACCCGTCCGTCGCCCTCGGCGCTTTTCTGCTCTCGTGCGTGCTGAGCAACTTCAGCGTCACCATCTTCCACCTCATGGAAATAATCACCCCATTCGCCTTCTTGCTGCTTAGGTTGATGGTGCAAATCGTCCTCTCCCTGCTCAGACGCCTGTCGGCGGTGTCGTACGACCCGCTCATTACCTAGTCGCTAAAATATTCAAATGAATGCGCTTTGTAAAACTGCGGCACTGCCAAACGCTTGTTGAACAATAAGCGGCATTTATGTGCAAACTGTTGAAATAGAAGATAAAGGCACTTTAGGAAAAGTCTGAACAGTGAATGGGCAAATGAgacaaaaaatgataaaaatctGACGTGGGAGTCTTGTTTTCCTTTTTAGACACGATTGATGCTCTAGCTAACGCGGCCTAGGTTAAAAACATTAGATGCTCTGAAATCACCCCTAAAGGAGAGATTCAAGTGGGcacatattttgttttaacCGTAAATGGTGCCTAACTTCAAAACATTTCAGTTGAAAATAACTTTGGCTAACAAAGCCACTGATGGAAAGTGTTAAAATGCTAAAATCAGAATGGTTGAGTCAaccctaggtaacttttcaacctttataaaatattttcagaacatttgtgatatgttgaatgacacctcttttatatcttgatggATTCTGTATTGCTTTCATTGGCACTAAttcactttgaggagggtggcaggaaccctgccacacaaaaactacaaatgtgctgactgctttacggcatacgtcacttctctGTTTCACCATTTGTTATAAAGATGTAAGTCGATCCAAACGCTGTAGCCACAATTGGATTCAtttccttattactattcatccttcacacagccgctggaaacagaaatgtcgttcaatccatctgcaggtgaccgggAGATCAGGATCTgtgcctcatgggaaacgcagtcttccttaaggcaaaacactaccgcttttgtctacatgcgtcgctaaaatcaaccaaaactgaaaagttacctagtgttgttttaataattttatttttaaaaatggatacaaatctttgttttttgaaaaattactaCCATACAGGtacagtccccaggttacgaaggAATTCTGTTCCCACTTTGGAGACATAACCTGAATTTCAGCGTAAAATAGAAACTAACTCTATaactacccctaaatacccctcaaaataaccatccaaaaacatttattatacgtcattgtactgtcctcgccaagaaatTGGAGCTACatcggtatgaaaaagtatctgaaccttttcgaATTTCTCACACTTGTGCAtcaaatcatcaaatgtgatctgatcgttgtcaaaatcacactgattaCAATACCGTGTCTGCCTTAACTAAAAcctcccaaacatttataggttttcatattctaatgaggatagcatgcgaacaatgacagaaaaggggaaaataagtaagtgagcccTCTGCCTCAGGAGACTTAATTGAATTgacgcaattgaaaccaatttttaccaaacattttaagtcaggtgtgtgcccaatcacacaGTGAATTAAAGCTGCCGTGCCCACTATAAactacacctggtaagaaatgtcttaatgagaagcattgtctaatgtgcaACATGGCTCGGTcagaagagctgtctgaagacctgcattcatggattgatttgtttcaaactgggaaaggacacaaaaccatctgtaaaagtctggatgttcatcaatccacagtcagagaagttgtctacaaatggagagattttagctctgttgcttctctcccaaggagtggccatcctccaaagatgacgccaagagttcagcgcagaatactcagagaggtaaaatccTCGAGTTTCTGCTAAAgactacagaaatcactggtgcagtccaatatctctgtgtaaAACTGGctgagaatggtgttcatgggaggactccacagaggaagctactgctgtaaaaaaaaaaaaaaaacaacattgttgctcgtttaatgttcgcaaaaaggcacttggacactccgctgaagttttggcaaaatattttgtggactgatgaaaccaaagttgaattgtttgggaataacgtcatgtgtggaggaaaaatggaacagctcaccaacatcaacacctcatccccactgtgaactatggtggaggaagcattatgatttggggctgttttgctacctcagggcctggacaacttgcaatcattaatggaagaataaattcaaaaggttcagatactttttcatatcactgaaagtcctagctagacagcgagctaagctctgaaatgacaatgtcagagatccgtgtggtttgcggactttattcatctgcttgtggcatcaacacttgcagaatgaaactagaataaaaatatcttcatcttcaataacagcaattcaaatttgtgtttacaaccagctactgatacagcaataaatctgcacaaacgattagcatgtatcagttagcatccgcacatcatcaaaaacagtcACATAAACTCACCCTAAGAATTCGACCACAATCTAAAAAGCACaacaaacagtacaaaaggtgtcaTACAccggtgttgcctctgtggatggttcagaagcaacaaatgtgcgagcAGGCCTGCAGCTATAATCCATCCCCTACTTCGCTCTGTCTCGGCTGCACAACTTCTTCGTTGGAGCTGTCACTACCTGCAAATGTGCCCTTCCTCGTGAGTGCgcgtgcgctcttcttcgtgtgcgcaaatatgttcttcgtgtgtacatgagCTCTAATTCGCATGCCATTAGTACTACCTGCTATAAACTTCCTGAGCCAAGATAAAAGTATGCATCACAAACCAAAattcaacattatttaaaaaaaacaaaaaatttggaaaaaaatacgtGTCGCAATCACGCAAGGCGagtatgtcgtaacccggggactacctgtattttttaaaggcgcacctaaaagacaGTCCCTTTAGCACAGCTCAATCTAGTGGATGCACAATGCAACCTAACTACTACTACtgtgccttataatgcagtgcgccctatatatgtaaacgtttaaaaaaaaaaaaaaaacgaccattcattgaaggtgcaccttatattccgATGCTAGTAGTGCGAAAAATATTGTACGCACACACGTTTGTTGCCATTCATTTTCGTCAATCAGAAGCTCAATAAtaggaaaaaaacaatattgcatAGAAAATGGAAGGTAAACTCCCTGTTTACTAAAAACAAAAGATTAACCGTTTCGTGTGGCTACAAACTTTGATGTTGATCGGAGAAGCTAGCTAATTTGTGGTTTGTTTTGTATGTTTTCCCTACAGGGTTCTTGCACTcttttaaaagtcaaatttaaGGCATTTTAAGACATTGACTATATCATCATTCAAGACCAAACCGTGTTGCAACAATTtctgttgaagaaaaaaaaaaaatcactgtaaCTGACATTTTTCTCTTGTCATGTGCGACTTGACGGCTTTGACCCCCTTTGTCCCAAACTAAAGTCTTTTTGCAGACTTTGCACTAGtaatgggaacctctgggtacctcgcgATACTATTTGCTAAGCAAGGCTCACAATATGGCGGTACAACAATTATCGGTACACGGGTCAGGTCATCATTGAAGGATATTCTCCAAAACAACTGATAAACAGAAACACAAGCTGTGAATTGGACTCCCTCCCACTtccaatgaattggatgtctatggcctttagtggcagtcaatgcaAGGCTCATTTTGGCCATTTGACGTCATTTCCTGCACTGGATGTCAAGCGCCTTCAATGGCAACCATTGAGCTAATGTAGACAAAAATCTAAtgtaagattttggtagcaacctgttggttcttttcttttttttttttttaaactaacacATTTAAACGCCAATTAATGATACCAGAAAATTGTCGCTAAACCATTATGGTCTGTATTTGCAGTATTTCAGCATGCAACAAAATGTACCAAATTGTTTTTGAGGCAATATTTTTGATTTACAAACGTCCACAAGTATGACTGTTCACTTTATTTTATGGAAATATAGAGCAAAATTACTTAGCACTTTATAATGTATATTCAGCATCATTGTATTCGTCTTTATTTTAACGTTAGCATGTTTAGTTTTTGTATTTTGATTTTAAGGCATCTGGAATGTTCTTAACagttcatttggaaatttcatGGCATTGGTTAAAGTGTGGGGaaattatttctcccaaaatttacatttcatatcaatattttgtctttgtgctaaataaaaaaaatgttgcactAAACAAAAcgtcgacttttttttttttttaaataactttatTTACCCCATGTTAATCTCAAACCCTTCATCATCAACATCATCACCATAATAATAAACATCAAATTAAATATTCACAGaatgataaataaaaagcaAACTATTGCTAAATGCTCCAGTTGTTTTCTAAAATAattatcctttaaaaaaaaaaaaaaaatgtcttcaaaaatattttgaaagaaTAGTCAACTGGCACATTTAACAATATCACGCCCAATCCCAATATTGATTTCTAGTGTGCAAAATCCCCCACCCCCAATTTAAATCTCTTTTATT of Corythoichthys intestinalis isolate RoL2023-P3 chromosome 3, ASM3026506v1, whole genome shotgun sequence contains these proteins:
- the tmem175 gene encoding endosomal/lysosomal proton channel TMEM175 isoform X1, translating into MGRREDDDQAADEELVEELPATVSTESSLAALDNADHDEDHGGTQSSHRLLAYSDALLSIIATVMILPVAHTKMEDDKGLDNNLQLLLGTKTAVFLMTFLIVTMAWAAHIRLFQVIVRIDDTLALLNLACMMLITLLPYTFSLMATFPTHILGILLFCGCVIVIGIIQSGIVLYAFSRPFLLKDEIRACEECKMYKIHILKVLLRVPLMCFLAAICSFFCYQLSYVLLTVVIFLPHISRGLLWCRDKLLGPTEDDPELLMFGAFLPSEPLSKERVEAFSDGVYAIVATLLILDICEDNVPEPALVQQRFNGSLVAALRSYGPEYMAYFGSFATVGLLWFAHHSLFLHVRRATRAMGLLNTLSLAFVGGLPLAFRLTHELPRAALRDERRAVQAACVLVFGAGIFQLATWVAALNGDGRKRLSPLVRYGGPEHVFMLAKLALYPSVALGAFLLSCVLSNFSVTIFHLMEIITPFAFLLLRLMVQIVLSLLRRLSAVSYDPLIT
- the tmem175 gene encoding endosomal/lysosomal proton channel TMEM175 isoform X2 yields the protein MMLITLLPYTFSLMATFPTHILGILLFCGCVIVIGIIQSGIVLYAFSRPFLLKDEIRACEECKMYKIHILKVLLRVPLMCFLAAICSFFCYQLSYVLLTVVIFLPHISRGLLWCRDKLLGPTEDDPELLMFGAFLPSEPLSKERVEAFSDGVYAIVATLLILDICEDNVPEPALVQQRFNGSLVAALRSYGPEYMAYFGSFATVGLLWFAHHSLFLHVRRATRAMGLLNTLSLAFVGGLPLAFRLTHELPRAALRDERRAVQAACVLVFGAGIFQLATWVAALNGDGRKRLSPLVRYGGPEHVFMLAKLALYPSVALGAFLLSCVLSNFSVTIFHLMEIITPFAFLLLRLMVQIVLSLLRRLSAVSYDPLIT